The proteins below come from a single Leopardus geoffroyi isolate Oge1 chromosome D3, O.geoffroyi_Oge1_pat1.0, whole genome shotgun sequence genomic window:
- the MBD1 gene encoding methyl-CpG-binding domain protein 1 isoform X12 has product MFGEPESTGATTPLLLPVAPMAEDWLDCPALGPGWKRREVFRKSGATCGRSDTYYQSPTGDRIRSKVELTRYLGPACDLTLFDFKQGILCYPAPKAQPLAVPSRKRKKPSRPAKTRKRQVGPQKGEVRKEAPGDETKANADAAPASLPAPGCCENCGISFSGDGTRRQRLKTLCKDCRAQRIAFNREQRMFKRVGCGECEACRVTEDCGACSTCLLQLPHDVASGLFCKCERRRCLRIVERSRGCGVCRGCQTREDCGRCRVCLRPPRPGLRRQWRCVQRRCLRHLAHRLRRHHQRCQRRPPLAVAPPAGKRSRRRGGCDSKMAARRRPPRTQPLPPVPLSQPPESPELHPRALVPSPPAEFIYYCVDEDELQPYTNRRQNRKCGACAACLRRMDCGRCDFCCDKPKFGGSNQKRQKCRWRQCLQFAMKRLLPSVWAGSEDGAGPPPPYSRRKRPGSTRRPRLGQILKTSLTTPTTRPGHAQTPLKQETGSGFVLPPPGTDLVFLREGASSPVQVPGPAAASTEALLQEAQCPGLSWVVALPQVKQEKADAQEDWTPGTAILTSPVLLPGCPSKAVDPDLPPVKQEPLDPEEDKEEESKDDSASDSAPEEEAGGAGTPVITEIFSLGGTRLRDTAVWLPRSKDLKKPGARKQ; this is encoded by the exons ATGTTCGGGGAACCGGAGAGCACAGGCGCGAC GAC GCCGCTGCTCCTTCCTGTGGCCCCCATGGCTGAGGACTGGCTGGACTGCCCAGCCTTGGGCCCCGGCTGGAAGCGCCGTGAAGTCTTTCGAAAGTCAGGTGCCACCTGTGGACGCTCAGACACCTATTACCAGAG CCCCAcaggagacaggatccgaagcaaaGTTGAGCTGACCCGATACCTGGGCCCTGCGTGTGACCTCACCCTCTTCGACTTCAAACAAGGCATTCTGTGCTATCCAGCCCCCAAG GCCCAGCCCTTAGCTGTCCCTAGCAGGAAGCGGAAGAAGCCTTCACGGCCAGCCAAGACTCGAAAACGTCAGGTTGGACCTCAAAAGGGTGAGGTCAGGAAGGAGGCCCCAGGAGATGAGACCAAGGCTAATGCTGACGCAGCCCCAGCTTCACTCCCTGCACCTGG GTGCTGTGAGAACTGTGGAATCAGCTTCTCAGGAGATGGTACCCGAAGGCAGCGGCTCAAGACATTATGCAAGGACTGCCGAG CGCAGAGAATTGCTTTCAACCGGGAACAGAGGATGTTTAAG CGTGTGGGCTGCGGGGAGTGTGAGGCCTGCCGGGTAACCGAGGACTGCGGGGCCTGCTCCACCTGCCTTCTGCAGCTGCCCCATGATGTGGCCTCGGGGCTGTTCTGCAAGTGTGAGCGGAGACGGTGCCTCCGGATTGTGGAAAGG AGCCGAGGGTGTGGAGTGTGCCGGGGCTGTCAGACCCGAGAGGACTGTGGCCGTTGCCGAGTCTGCCTTCGCCCTCCCCGCCCTGGTCTCAGGCGCCAGTGGAGGTGTGTCCAACGGCGCTGCCTACGG CACCTTGCCCACCGTCTCCGTCGCCACCATCAGCGATGTCAACGACGCCCTCCCCTAGCTGTGGCTCCCCCTGCT GGTAAACGTAGCCGCCGTAGAGGAGGCTGCGACTCCAAGATGGCTGCCCGGCGGCGCCCCCCCCGAACCCAGCCATTGCCTCCAGTTCCCCTGTCACAGCCTCCAGAGTCCCCAGAGCTG CACCCCAGAGCCCTGGTCCCCTCGCCACCTGCCGAGTTCATCTATTACTGTGTAGACGAGGACGAGCTA CAGCCTTACACCAATCGCCGGCAGAACCGCAAGTGTGGGGCCTGTGCAGCCTGCCTACGGCGGATGGACTGTGGTCGCTGCGACTTCTGCTGTGACAAGCCTAAATTTGGGGGCAGCAACCAAAAGCGCCAGAAGTGTCGTTGGCGTCAATGCCTGCAGTTTGCTATG AAGCGGCTGCTGCCTAGTGTCTGGGCAGGATCTGAGGATGGGGCAGGGCCGCCCCCACCTTACTCTCGTCGAAAGAGGCCTGGCTCTACTCGAAGGCCCCGTCTGGGTCAGATACTGAAGACCTCCTTGACCACACCCACAACCCGACCAGGCCATGCCCAGACTCCATTGAAACAAGAGACAGGCAGTGGCTTTGTGCTGCCTCCACCTGGCACTGATCTTGTGTTCTTACGGGAAGGTGCAAGCAGTCCCGTGCAGGTGCCTGGCCCTGCTGCAGCTTCCACAGAAGCCCTGTTGCAG GAGGCCCAGTGCCCTGGCCTGAGTTGGGTTGTGGCCTTACCCCAGGTGAAGCAAGAGAAGGCGGATGCCCAGGAAGACTGGACACCGGGCACAGCCATCCTGACTTCTCCTGTATTGCTGCCTGGCTGCCCCAGCAAG GCAGTGGACCCAGACTTGCCACCTGTGAAGCAAGAGCCACTGGACCCtgaggaggacaaggaggaagagagcaaggaTGACTCCGCCTCCGACTCGgccccagaggaggaggcaggaggggctggcACACCCGTG ATCACGGAGATTTTCAGCCTGGGTGGAACCCGCCTCCGGGACACAGCAGTCTGGTTGCCAAG GTCCAAGGACCTTAAAAAACCTGGAGCTAGAAAGCAGTAG
- the MBD1 gene encoding methyl-CpG-binding domain protein 1 isoform X36 codes for MAEDWLDCPALGPGWKRREVFRKSGATCGRSDTYYQSPTGDRIRSKVELTRYLGPACDLTLFDFKQGILCYPAPKAQPLAVPSRKRKKPSRPAKTRKRQVGPQKGEVRKEAPGDETKANADAAPASLPAPGCCENCGISFSGDGTRRQRLKTLCKDCRAQRIAFNREQRMFKRVGCGECEACRVTEDCGACSTCLLQLPHDVASGLFCKCERRRCLRIVERSRGCGVCRGCQTREDCGRCRVCLRPPRPGLRRQWRCVQRRCLRGKRSRRRGGCDSKMAARRRPPRTQPLPPVPLSQPPESPELHPRALVPSPPAEFIYYCVDEDELPYTNRRQNRKCGACAACLRRMDCGRCDFCCDKPKFGGSNQKRQKCRWRQCLQFAMKRLLPSVWAGSEDGAGPPPPYSRRKRPGSTRRPRLGQILKTSLTTPTTRPGHAQTPLKQETGSGFVLPPPGTDLVFLREGASSPVQVPGPAAASTEALLQEAQCPGLSWVVALPQVKQEKADAQEDWTPGTAILTSPVLLPGCPSKAVDPDLPPVKQEPLDPEEDKEEESKDDSASDSAPEEEAGGAGTPVITEIFSLGGTRLRDTAVWLPRSKDLKKPGARKQ; via the exons ATGGCTGAGGACTGGCTGGACTGCCCAGCCTTGGGCCCCGGCTGGAAGCGCCGTGAAGTCTTTCGAAAGTCAGGTGCCACCTGTGGACGCTCAGACACCTATTACCAGAG CCCCAcaggagacaggatccgaagcaaaGTTGAGCTGACCCGATACCTGGGCCCTGCGTGTGACCTCACCCTCTTCGACTTCAAACAAGGCATTCTGTGCTATCCAGCCCCCAAG GCCCAGCCCTTAGCTGTCCCTAGCAGGAAGCGGAAGAAGCCTTCACGGCCAGCCAAGACTCGAAAACGTCAGGTTGGACCTCAAAAGGGTGAGGTCAGGAAGGAGGCCCCAGGAGATGAGACCAAGGCTAATGCTGACGCAGCCCCAGCTTCACTCCCTGCACCTGG GTGCTGTGAGAACTGTGGAATCAGCTTCTCAGGAGATGGTACCCGAAGGCAGCGGCTCAAGACATTATGCAAGGACTGCCGAG CGCAGAGAATTGCTTTCAACCGGGAACAGAGGATGTTTAAG CGTGTGGGCTGCGGGGAGTGTGAGGCCTGCCGGGTAACCGAGGACTGCGGGGCCTGCTCCACCTGCCTTCTGCAGCTGCCCCATGATGTGGCCTCGGGGCTGTTCTGCAAGTGTGAGCGGAGACGGTGCCTCCGGATTGTGGAAAGG AGCCGAGGGTGTGGAGTGTGCCGGGGCTGTCAGACCCGAGAGGACTGTGGCCGTTGCCGAGTCTGCCTTCGCCCTCCCCGCCCTGGTCTCAGGCGCCAGTGGAGGTGTGTCCAACGGCGCTGCCTACGG GGTAAACGTAGCCGCCGTAGAGGAGGCTGCGACTCCAAGATGGCTGCCCGGCGGCGCCCCCCCCGAACCCAGCCATTGCCTCCAGTTCCCCTGTCACAGCCTCCAGAGTCCCCAGAGCTG CACCCCAGAGCCCTGGTCCCCTCGCCACCTGCCGAGTTCATCTATTACTGTGTAGACGAGGACGAGCTA CCTTACACCAATCGCCGGCAGAACCGCAAGTGTGGGGCCTGTGCAGCCTGCCTACGGCGGATGGACTGTGGTCGCTGCGACTTCTGCTGTGACAAGCCTAAATTTGGGGGCAGCAACCAAAAGCGCCAGAAGTGTCGTTGGCGTCAATGCCTGCAGTTTGCTATG AAGCGGCTGCTGCCTAGTGTCTGGGCAGGATCTGAGGATGGGGCAGGGCCGCCCCCACCTTACTCTCGTCGAAAGAGGCCTGGCTCTACTCGAAGGCCCCGTCTGGGTCAGATACTGAAGACCTCCTTGACCACACCCACAACCCGACCAGGCCATGCCCAGACTCCATTGAAACAAGAGACAGGCAGTGGCTTTGTGCTGCCTCCACCTGGCACTGATCTTGTGTTCTTACGGGAAGGTGCAAGCAGTCCCGTGCAGGTGCCTGGCCCTGCTGCAGCTTCCACAGAAGCCCTGTTGCAG GAGGCCCAGTGCCCTGGCCTGAGTTGGGTTGTGGCCTTACCCCAGGTGAAGCAAGAGAAGGCGGATGCCCAGGAAGACTGGACACCGGGCACAGCCATCCTGACTTCTCCTGTATTGCTGCCTGGCTGCCCCAGCAAG GCAGTGGACCCAGACTTGCCACCTGTGAAGCAAGAGCCACTGGACCCtgaggaggacaaggaggaagagagcaaggaTGACTCCGCCTCCGACTCGgccccagaggaggaggcaggaggggctggcACACCCGTG ATCACGGAGATTTTCAGCCTGGGTGGAACCCGCCTCCGGGACACAGCAGTCTGGTTGCCAAG GTCCAAGGACCTTAAAAAACCTGGAGCTAGAAAGCAGTAG